Proteins co-encoded in one Scatophagus argus isolate fScaArg1 chromosome 11, fScaArg1.pri, whole genome shotgun sequence genomic window:
- the glsb gene encoding glutaminase kidney isoform, mitochondrial isoform X1 — protein MLHFRFPTVLKDLSKATLKRPLSVSIQRTWSPTRTYCFGTSFIDSRAASTQLKVLHAASHRPVLRTAPFAAPFRSYCAKTEGAVEPDEQLKKDGVSNEPASDKRRNAGILPSLEDLLFYTVAEGQEKIPAHKFLTALKATGLRTGDPRLKECMETLKETLKNTADGVTLDRHLFKKCVQSNIVLLTQAFRKKFVIPDFDSFTSHIDELYESAKNLSGGQVADYIPQLAKFSPDLWAVSLCTVDGQRHTVGDTKVPFCLQSCVKPLKYAVAVNNYGTEYVHSFIGKEPSGLRFNKLFLNEDDKPHNPMVNAGAIVCTSLIKQGASNAEKFDYVMNFLKKMAGNEYVGFSNATFQSERESGDRNFAIGYYLKEKKCFPEGTDMTSVLDFYFQLCSIEVTCESASVMAATLANGGICPITGERVLTPEAVRNTLSLMHSCGMYDFSGQFAFHVGLPAKSGVAGGILLVVPNVMGIMCWSPPLDKLGNSVRGIQFCTDLVELFNFHNYDNLRHFAKKHDPRREGGDQRVKSVINLLFAAYTGDVSALRRFALSSMDMEQRDYDSRTALHVAAAEGHTEVVRFLLDACKVNPVPVDRWGNTPMEEAVHFGHHDVVTILQQCQDKYSPTAAANDQESAEKSLDSLL, from the exons ATGTTACATTTTAGGTTTCCGACAGTGCTGAAGGACTTGTCTAAAGCCACCCTCAAGCGTCCCTTGTCCGTCTCCATACAGAGGACCTGGTCCCCGACTCGTACCTACTGCTTCGGCACGTCCTTCATTGATTCCCGTGCTGCGTCTACTCAACTGAAGGTCCTCCATGCCGCTTCGCACCGCCCGGTGCTCCGCACCGCGCCCTTCGCCGCCCCGTTCCGCTCCTACTGCGCGAAGACTGAAGGTGCCGTGGAGCCGGATGAACAGCTGAAGAAGGATGGTGTCAGCAACGAACCAGCCAGCGACAA GAGGAGAAATGCAGGCATTCTCCCCAGTTTGGAGGATTTGCTCTTCTACACCGTTGCAGAAGGTCAAGAGAAGATTCCCGCTCATAAGTTTCTCACA GCACTTAAAGCCACTGGGCTTCGTACAGGAGATCCCAGACTGAAGGAATGCATGGAAACCCTCAAAGAAACTCTAAAGAACACAGCAGATGGCGTAACTTTGGACAGGCACCTATTCAAGAA GTGTGTCCAGAGCAACATTGTCCTGCTCACTCAGGCCTTCCGCAAGAAGTTCGTCATCCCAGACTTCGACTCCTTCACCTCCCATATTGATGAGCTGTATGAGAGTGCCAAAAATCTCTCTGGAGGACAG GTTGCAGACTACATTCCCCAGCTCGCCAAATTCAGCCCCGACCTGTGGGCCGTCTCTCTGTGCACTGTGGACGGACAGAG ACACACGGTCGGAGACACCAAGGTCCCCTTCTGTCTGCAGTCCTGTGTCAAGCCTCTGAAGTACGCGGTTGCTGTTAACAACTACGGCACAGAGTATGTTCACAGTTTCATTGGGAAGGAGCCCAGTGGCCTGCGCTTTAATAAGCTCTTCTTGAATGAAGATG ATAAGCCCCACAACCCCATGGTGAATGCTGGCGCTATTGTTTGTACTTCACTGATAAAG CAAGGTGCGAGCAACGCAGAAAAATTTGACTAT GTCATGAACTTTCTGAAAAAGATGGCAGGAAACGAGTATGTGGGTTTCAGCAACGCCAC ATTCCAGTCCGAGCGTGAGTCAGGCGACAGGAACTTTGCCATCGGCTACTacctgaaagagaaaaag tgtTTCCCTGAGGGGACCGACATGACGTCTGTACTGGACTTCTACTTTCAA CTGTGCTCCATCGAGGTGACCTGCGAGAGCGCCAGTGTCATGGCCGCCACCCTGGCTAACGGCGGCATCTGCCCAATCACGGGTGAGCGCGTGCTGACCCCCGAAGCGGTGAGGAACACGCTGAGTCTGATGCACTCCTGCGGCATGTACGACTTCTCAGGACAGTTTGCCTTCCAT GTCGGTCTGCCAGCCAAGTCCGGAGTAGCAGGGGGGATCCTGCTGGTTGTGCCCAACGTGATGGGTATCATGTGCTGGTCACCCCCACTAGACAAGCTGGGCAACTCGGTCAGAGGAATCCAGTTCTGCACG GACCTCGTGGAACTTTTCAACTTCCACAACTACGACAACCTGCGGCACTTCGCCAAGAAGCACGACCCCCGCAGGGAAGGAGGGGACCAGCGG GTCAAGTCCGTCATCAACCTGCTGTTTGCTGCCTACACAGGAGACGTGTCCGCCCTGAGGAG GTTTGCGCTGTCCTCCATGGACATGGAGCAGAGGGACTACGACTCCCGAACAGCCCTCCAtgtggcagcagctgaag GACACACTGAGGTGGTTCGCTTCCTCCTGGACGCCTGCAAGGTGAACCCAGTACCTGTAGACAG
- the glsb gene encoding glutaminase kidney isoform, mitochondrial isoform X2, producing the protein MLHFRFPTVLKDLSKATLKRPLSVSIQRTWSPTRTYCFGTSFIDSRAASTQLKVLHAASHRPVLRTAPFAAPFRSYCAKTEGAVEPDEQLKKDGVSNEPASDKRRNAGILPSLEDLLFYTVAEGQEKIPAHKFLTALKATGLRTGDPRLKECMETLKETLKNTADGVTLDRHLFKKCVQSNIVLLTQAFRKKFVIPDFDSFTSHIDELYESAKNLSGGQVADYIPQLAKFSPDLWAVSLCTVDGQRHTVGDTKVPFCLQSCVKPLKYAVAVNNYGTEYVHSFIGKEPSGLRFNKLFLNEDDKPHNPMVNAGAIVCTSLIKQGASNAEKFDYVMNFLKKMAGNEYVGFSNATFQSERESGDRNFAIGYYLKEKKCFPEGTDMTSVLDFYFQLCSIEVTCESASVMAATLANGGICPITGERVLTPEAVRNTLSLMHSCGMYDFSGQFAFHVGLPAKSGVAGGILLVVPNVMGIMCWSPPLDKLGNSVRGIQFCTDLVELFNFHNYDNLRHFAKKHDPRREGGDQRVRTQHHDVRSEHTEPNAFTALLRTHGLRESPTGASSESPPLEKGVPHRVAPGQLHHCSL; encoded by the exons ATGTTACATTTTAGGTTTCCGACAGTGCTGAAGGACTTGTCTAAAGCCACCCTCAAGCGTCCCTTGTCCGTCTCCATACAGAGGACCTGGTCCCCGACTCGTACCTACTGCTTCGGCACGTCCTTCATTGATTCCCGTGCTGCGTCTACTCAACTGAAGGTCCTCCATGCCGCTTCGCACCGCCCGGTGCTCCGCACCGCGCCCTTCGCCGCCCCGTTCCGCTCCTACTGCGCGAAGACTGAAGGTGCCGTGGAGCCGGATGAACAGCTGAAGAAGGATGGTGTCAGCAACGAACCAGCCAGCGACAA GAGGAGAAATGCAGGCATTCTCCCCAGTTTGGAGGATTTGCTCTTCTACACCGTTGCAGAAGGTCAAGAGAAGATTCCCGCTCATAAGTTTCTCACA GCACTTAAAGCCACTGGGCTTCGTACAGGAGATCCCAGACTGAAGGAATGCATGGAAACCCTCAAAGAAACTCTAAAGAACACAGCAGATGGCGTAACTTTGGACAGGCACCTATTCAAGAA GTGTGTCCAGAGCAACATTGTCCTGCTCACTCAGGCCTTCCGCAAGAAGTTCGTCATCCCAGACTTCGACTCCTTCACCTCCCATATTGATGAGCTGTATGAGAGTGCCAAAAATCTCTCTGGAGGACAG GTTGCAGACTACATTCCCCAGCTCGCCAAATTCAGCCCCGACCTGTGGGCCGTCTCTCTGTGCACTGTGGACGGACAGAG ACACACGGTCGGAGACACCAAGGTCCCCTTCTGTCTGCAGTCCTGTGTCAAGCCTCTGAAGTACGCGGTTGCTGTTAACAACTACGGCACAGAGTATGTTCACAGTTTCATTGGGAAGGAGCCCAGTGGCCTGCGCTTTAATAAGCTCTTCTTGAATGAAGATG ATAAGCCCCACAACCCCATGGTGAATGCTGGCGCTATTGTTTGTACTTCACTGATAAAG CAAGGTGCGAGCAACGCAGAAAAATTTGACTAT GTCATGAACTTTCTGAAAAAGATGGCAGGAAACGAGTATGTGGGTTTCAGCAACGCCAC ATTCCAGTCCGAGCGTGAGTCAGGCGACAGGAACTTTGCCATCGGCTACTacctgaaagagaaaaag tgtTTCCCTGAGGGGACCGACATGACGTCTGTACTGGACTTCTACTTTCAA CTGTGCTCCATCGAGGTGACCTGCGAGAGCGCCAGTGTCATGGCCGCCACCCTGGCTAACGGCGGCATCTGCCCAATCACGGGTGAGCGCGTGCTGACCCCCGAAGCGGTGAGGAACACGCTGAGTCTGATGCACTCCTGCGGCATGTACGACTTCTCAGGACAGTTTGCCTTCCAT GTCGGTCTGCCAGCCAAGTCCGGAGTAGCAGGGGGGATCCTGCTGGTTGTGCCCAACGTGATGGGTATCATGTGCTGGTCACCCCCACTAGACAAGCTGGGCAACTCGGTCAGAGGAATCCAGTTCTGCACG GACCTCGTGGAACTTTTCAACTTCCACAACTACGACAACCTGCGGCACTTCGCCAAGAAGCACGACCCCCGCAGGGAAGGAGGGGACCAGCGGGTAAGGACACAGCATCACGACGTGAGGAGCGAACACACTGAGCCAAACGCCTTCA CTGCACTCCTTCGGACCCATGGATTACGAGAGTCTCCAACAGGAGCTAGCTCTGAAAGCCCCCCTTTGGAGAAAGGTGTCCCCCACCGAGTCGCACCAGGACAGCTCCACCACTGTAGTCTATAG
- the glsb gene encoding glutaminase kidney isoform, mitochondrial isoform X3, which yields MLHFRFPTVLKDLSKATLKRPLSVSIQRTWSPTRTYCFGTSFIDSRAASTQLKVLHAASHRPVLRTAPFAAPFRSYCAKTEGAVEPDEQLKKDGVSNEPASDKRRNAGILPSLEDLLFYTVAEGQEKIPAHKFLTALKATGLRTGDPRLKECMETLKETLKNTADGVTLDRHLFKKCVQSNIVLLTQAFRKKFVIPDFDSFTSHIDELYESAKNLSGGQVADYIPQLAKFSPDLWAVSLCTVDGQRHTVGDTKVPFCLQSCVKPLKYAVAVNNYGTEYVHSFIGKEPSGLRFNKLFLNEDDKPHNPMVNAGAIVCTSLIKQGASNAEKFDYVMNFLKKMAGNEYVGFSNATFQSERESGDRNFAIGYYLKEKKCFPEGTDMTSVLDFYFQLCSIEVTCESASVMAATLANGGICPITGERVLTPEAVRNTLSLMHSCGMYDFSGQFAFHVGLPAKSGVAGGILLVVPNVMGIMCWSPPLDKLGNSVRGIQFCTDLVELFNFHNYDNLRHFAKKHDPRREGGDQRLHSFGPMDYESLQQELALKAPLWRKVSPTESHQDSSTTVVYRMDNVAE from the exons ATGTTACATTTTAGGTTTCCGACAGTGCTGAAGGACTTGTCTAAAGCCACCCTCAAGCGTCCCTTGTCCGTCTCCATACAGAGGACCTGGTCCCCGACTCGTACCTACTGCTTCGGCACGTCCTTCATTGATTCCCGTGCTGCGTCTACTCAACTGAAGGTCCTCCATGCCGCTTCGCACCGCCCGGTGCTCCGCACCGCGCCCTTCGCCGCCCCGTTCCGCTCCTACTGCGCGAAGACTGAAGGTGCCGTGGAGCCGGATGAACAGCTGAAGAAGGATGGTGTCAGCAACGAACCAGCCAGCGACAA GAGGAGAAATGCAGGCATTCTCCCCAGTTTGGAGGATTTGCTCTTCTACACCGTTGCAGAAGGTCAAGAGAAGATTCCCGCTCATAAGTTTCTCACA GCACTTAAAGCCACTGGGCTTCGTACAGGAGATCCCAGACTGAAGGAATGCATGGAAACCCTCAAAGAAACTCTAAAGAACACAGCAGATGGCGTAACTTTGGACAGGCACCTATTCAAGAA GTGTGTCCAGAGCAACATTGTCCTGCTCACTCAGGCCTTCCGCAAGAAGTTCGTCATCCCAGACTTCGACTCCTTCACCTCCCATATTGATGAGCTGTATGAGAGTGCCAAAAATCTCTCTGGAGGACAG GTTGCAGACTACATTCCCCAGCTCGCCAAATTCAGCCCCGACCTGTGGGCCGTCTCTCTGTGCACTGTGGACGGACAGAG ACACACGGTCGGAGACACCAAGGTCCCCTTCTGTCTGCAGTCCTGTGTCAAGCCTCTGAAGTACGCGGTTGCTGTTAACAACTACGGCACAGAGTATGTTCACAGTTTCATTGGGAAGGAGCCCAGTGGCCTGCGCTTTAATAAGCTCTTCTTGAATGAAGATG ATAAGCCCCACAACCCCATGGTGAATGCTGGCGCTATTGTTTGTACTTCACTGATAAAG CAAGGTGCGAGCAACGCAGAAAAATTTGACTAT GTCATGAACTTTCTGAAAAAGATGGCAGGAAACGAGTATGTGGGTTTCAGCAACGCCAC ATTCCAGTCCGAGCGTGAGTCAGGCGACAGGAACTTTGCCATCGGCTACTacctgaaagagaaaaag tgtTTCCCTGAGGGGACCGACATGACGTCTGTACTGGACTTCTACTTTCAA CTGTGCTCCATCGAGGTGACCTGCGAGAGCGCCAGTGTCATGGCCGCCACCCTGGCTAACGGCGGCATCTGCCCAATCACGGGTGAGCGCGTGCTGACCCCCGAAGCGGTGAGGAACACGCTGAGTCTGATGCACTCCTGCGGCATGTACGACTTCTCAGGACAGTTTGCCTTCCAT GTCGGTCTGCCAGCCAAGTCCGGAGTAGCAGGGGGGATCCTGCTGGTTGTGCCCAACGTGATGGGTATCATGTGCTGGTCACCCCCACTAGACAAGCTGGGCAACTCGGTCAGAGGAATCCAGTTCTGCACG GACCTCGTGGAACTTTTCAACTTCCACAACTACGACAACCTGCGGCACTTCGCCAAGAAGCACGACCCCCGCAGGGAAGGAGGGGACCAGCGG CTGCACTCCTTCGGACCCATGGATTACGAGAGTCTCCAACAGGAGCTAGCTCTGAAAGCCCCCCTTTGGAGAAAGGTGTCCCCCACCGAGTCGCACCAGGACAGCTCCACCACTGTAGTCTATAGGATGGACAATGTCGcagagtga